A window of Nicotiana tabacum cultivar K326 chromosome 24, ASM71507v2, whole genome shotgun sequence contains these coding sequences:
- the LOC107820476 gene encoding calmodulin-binding protein 25 → MASSDNLLTMEPWGFRSTFNDAWFQDMFVKETETLTKVLQKSFSNPETEMIMPTLTTSFQTPSAASGPTVSGGSTENETAVSKRRSNNAGGVSKKIVKRKTRASKRASTTYITADVDSFRQMVQQVTGVRMGGNGHVTVASILKPEPRRPVDRVQQVSCLPTLDTSAFLLDPTSSFMAQPPAGTLSAAHSPSAVIVDGSSGVFGFNSFSGFPTLESGM, encoded by the coding sequence aTGGCGTCTTCTGATAATTTGTTGACGATGGAGCCATGGGGTTTTCGTTCTACATTTAACGATGCATGGTTTCAGGACATGTTCGTTAAAGAAACTGAAACTTTAACGAAAGTGCttcaaaaatccttttcaaaCCCAGAAACTGAGATGATTATGCCAACGTTAACGACGTCGTTTCAGACCCCGAGTGCTGCCTCAGGGCCGACGGTTTCCGGCGGGTCGACGGAGAACGAAACCGCCGTGTCGAAGCGGCGGAGCAACAACGCCGGTGGGGTGAGCAAGAAGATTGTTAAACGGAAGACACGCGCGTCCAAGCGCGCGTCGACGACGTACATAACGGCTGACGTTGATAGTTTCCGGCAGATGGTACAGCAGGTGACCGGAGTGAGAATGGGAGGAAACGGACACGTGACGGTTGCTTCTATTTTGAAGCCGGAGCCGAGACGACCGGTTGACCGGGTTCAGCAAGTTAGCTGCTTGCCTACTCTTGATACATCAGCTTTTTTACTGGACCCCACTTCATCGTTTATGGCTCAACCACCGGCGGGGACTCTCTCCGCCGCACATTCGCCGTCTGCGGTGATTGTTGACGGTAGTTCGGGTGTGTTTGGATTTAACTCTTTTTCTGGCTTTCCTACCCTTGAATCAGGAATGTAA